From the Capnocytophaga sp. oral taxon 878 genome, the window ATTAGCCAGTTTAGCTTTAGCTTTATAATGATTACTCTCTTTGATAGTTGCAAATTTCTTTTCAGCTATCATTTCAAAAGTATCTATATACTCATTTTCGTCTATTTCTTCCAGTCCCGCTTCAATTACATACCCCGATAGTCCACGGGCTTTCAGTTCGCGTTCTATACGCACTTTACCCCATTTTTTTATCCGGAACTTCCCTCTAGCATAGCTACGGGCAAAACGTTCTTCATTTAAA encodes:
- a CDS encoding regulatory protein RecX; translation: MEEKAIKTYTVAEAKQKLEAYCAYQERCHREVRQKLYSMGMIPLAIDDIIVHLIKNDFLNEERFARSYARGKFRIKKWGKVRIERELKARGLSGYVIEAGLEEIDENEYIDTFEMIAEKKFATIKESNHYKAKAKLANYLLYRGWEPDLVYEKINELYEE